Proteins encoded within one genomic window of Gadus macrocephalus chromosome 18, ASM3116895v1:
- the LOC132446693 gene encoding gap junction delta-3 protein-like — protein MGEWSFLGDLFEHLQAHSPMLGRFWLFIMLVFRILILGTVASDLFDDEQEEFSCNTLQPGCKQVCYDHAFPISLYRFWVFHIILISTPAMLYLMYAMHHVSKKKPSSSADGTASTCSQDNPEERRLRQLYLVNVAFRLMAEVGVLVGQWWLYGFKLEAQFPCSRYPCPYTVDCFTSRPAEKTVFLVFYFGVGVVSAASSLVELLYAAVKWFCPRKQGRRGTPDRSYDSHNLSNLRKQEEEANLRFVGGGKALSDSALSSARMKTGPVRSSGARKTSSVGHKISRLPSSRSFMA, from the coding sequence ATGGGGGAATGGAGCTTCCTGGGTGATCTGTTCGAACACCTCCAGGCACACTCTCCCATGCTGGGTCGCTTCTGGCTCTTCATCATGCTCGTGTTCCGCATTCTGATCCTGGGCACCGTGGCGTCTGACCTGTTTGACGACGAGCAGGAAGAGTTCTCCTGCAACACCCTGCAGCCGGGCTGCAAGCAGGTGTGCTACGACCATGCCTTCCCCATCTCCCTGTACCGGTTCTGGGTCTTCCACATCATCCTCATCTCCACCCCGGCAATGCTCTACCTGATGTACGCCATGCACCACGTCTCCAAGAAAAAGCCCTCCTCGTCCGCCGACGGCACCGCCTCCACCTGCAGCCAGGATAACCCAGAGGAGAGGCGCCTGAGGCAGCTCTACCTGGTGAACGTGGCCTTCCGCCTGATGGCGGAGGTGGGCGTGCTGGTGGGCCAGTGGTGGCTGTACGGCTTCAAGCTGGAGGCCCAGTTCCCCTGCAGCCGCTACCCCTGCCCGTACACGGTGGACTGCTtcacctccaggcccgccgAGAAGACCGTCTTCCTGGTGTTCTACTTTGGGGTGGGCGTGGTGTCGGCCGCCTCCAGCCTGGTGGAGCTCCTCTACGCCGCCGTCAAGTGGTTCTGCCCCAGGAAACAGGGGCGGCGCGGCACGCCGGATAGGTCCTACGACTCGCATAACCTCAGCAACCTGCggaaacaggaggaggaggcgaaccTGCGGTttgtgggaggggggaaggcGCTGTCCGACAGCGCGCTGAGCAGCGCGAGGATGAAGACGGGCCCCGTGAGGAGCAGCGGTGCGAGGAAGACCTCCAGCGTCGGACACAAGATTTCCAGGCTCCCGAGCAGCCGGTCCTTCATGGCGTGA